The following proteins are encoded in a genomic region of Blastocatellia bacterium:
- a CDS encoding class I SAM-dependent methyltransferase produces MRSEKELAYRYDLYIVPYWRDAFDQMVIEHVKLPQQGNVLIVNCGTGGLALEVASSLGARGDVIATDPYPERLHLARAKAEVKKLTNVFFYDRQPTQLGMEDELFSLVVGDAALMPTEQIEPMLGQMVRLTDSNATVALLMLTHGSFGEIFSLLWEALYHCRLDHYTASLEALINEHPTTTQARQMMMQNGLTHVHHFTERRELDFASAQELFESPLVEDYFLDHWLQFLPDKATRRDVIGAMTEIIDRERGQAYVEMSVKASLLIGQRG; encoded by the coding sequence ATGAGATCGGAGAAAGAGCTCGCCTATCGCTACGATCTGTACATTGTTCCGTACTGGCGCGATGCCTTCGACCAGATGGTCATCGAACATGTGAAGCTGCCTCAGCAGGGGAACGTGCTGATCGTCAATTGTGGCACGGGCGGGCTGGCGCTGGAGGTGGCCTCATCGCTGGGCGCGCGGGGCGACGTCATCGCCACCGACCCCTATCCCGAACGCCTCCATCTAGCGCGGGCAAAAGCTGAAGTGAAGAAACTCACCAACGTGTTTTTCTATGACCGACAGCCGACGCAGTTGGGCATGGAAGATGAACTCTTTAGTCTGGTCGTAGGCGATGCCGCTTTGATGCCGACCGAACAGATCGAGCCTATGCTCGGCCAGATGGTGCGGTTGACAGACAGCAACGCGACGGTGGCCTTGCTGATGTTGACGCATGGCAGCTTTGGCGAAATCTTCTCGCTGCTGTGGGAAGCGCTCTATCACTGCCGGCTCGATCACTATACAGCTTCACTCGAAGCGCTTATCAATGAGCACCCGACAACAACACAGGCGCGGCAGATGATGATGCAGAACGGATTGACCCACGTGCACCATTTCACCGAGCGTCGAGAATTAGATTTTGCTTCGGCTCAGGAATTATTTGAATCGCCGTTGGTCGAAGATTATTTTCTCGACCACTGGCTCCAGTTCCTTCCCGATAAGGCAACACGTCGAGACGTCATCGGCGCCATGACCGAGATCATTGATCGGGAACGCGGGCAGGCGTATGTGGAGATGTCGGTCAAGGCCAGCCTCCTGATCGGCCAGCGAGGATGA